A part of Geothrix oryzae genomic DNA contains:
- a CDS encoding GAF domain-containing protein, translating to MSLFSGKSKDDALAEREGRVAQLERELRALQGRLDSTEELVRHLDEDRDLLLGALERLRPGLTPLELSEALLDVCFKPLGLACFYVALADWEGDQLNFVLYHEGGRARQHPSRRLSDRVGLSERVLANRRSVYIRTLEEGTAAGSLLTPAEQATGLIPHSWYGVPLGWGSRPAGLVSFQSFQTDAFSDSRRRVMEALAALLSTCLDQGR from the coding sequence ATGAGTCTCTTCAGCGGAAAATCCAAGGACGATGCGCTGGCCGAACGGGAGGGCAGGGTGGCCCAGCTGGAGCGCGAGCTCCGGGCCCTCCAGGGGCGGCTGGACAGCACCGAGGAGCTGGTGCGCCACCTGGACGAGGACCGGGATCTCCTCCTGGGAGCCCTGGAGCGCCTGCGGCCAGGGCTGACCCCCCTGGAACTCAGCGAGGCCCTCCTGGATGTCTGCTTCAAGCCCCTGGGGTTGGCCTGCTTCTATGTGGCCCTGGCGGACTGGGAGGGGGATCAGCTGAATTTCGTGCTCTATCACGAGGGAGGGCGGGCCCGTCAGCACCCCTCCCGGCGCCTGTCGGACCGGGTCGGGCTCTCCGAGCGGGTCCTCGCCAACCGGCGGTCGGTCTACATCCGCACCCTGGAAGAAGGCACGGCCGCCGGCAGCCTGCTCACGCCCGCGGAGCAGGCCACAGGGCTCATCCCCCATTCCTGGTACGGCGTGCCCCTGGGCTGGGGGTCCCGGCCGGCGGGCCTGGTGAGCTTCCAGAGCTTCCAGACGGACGCCTTCAGCGACAGTCGGCGCCGGGTCATGGAGGCCCTGGCGGCCCTGCTGTCCACTTGTCTCGATCAGGGCCGCTGA
- a CDS encoding acyl-CoA thioesterase — translation MESVTELRVRYAETDAMGIVHHATYPVWMELGRSDFLRELGQSYAEWEARGVRLVVNEIRVRFRAPARYDELVQVRTFLRETGRRRIVFGYRIERDGVLLAEGESIHLVAGSDNRARVLPEDLLALVQRP, via the coding sequence ATGGAATCCGTGACCGAACTCCGTGTGCGCTATGCCGAGACCGATGCCATGGGCATCGTCCACCACGCCACCTATCCGGTGTGGATGGAGCTGGGGCGCAGCGACTTCCTGCGCGAGCTCGGCCAGAGCTATGCCGAATGGGAAGCCCGCGGCGTGCGGCTGGTGGTGAACGAGATCCGGGTACGGTTCCGTGCGCCGGCCCGCTACGACGAGTTGGTGCAGGTGCGGACCTTCCTCCGGGAAACCGGGCGCCGCCGCATCGTGTTCGGGTACCGCATCGAGCGGGACGGGGTCCTGCTGGCCGAGGGCGAGAGCATCCACCTGGTGGCGGGCTCCGACAATCGCGCCCGGGTGCTGCCCGAGGACCTGCTGGCCCTGGTTCAGCGGCCCTGA
- a CDS encoding thioredoxin family protein has product MKSLAALLLIAAPLVAQGPVKWEHDYQAALKRAKAEKKVIFMDLWAEWCGPCQHLQKNVFPSAEGAAALAKVVPYSALVQKRDGTPLPEGTKLADQFKLSAFPTLVILDANGKEIRRQVGAFRTGTEFAAWLGSK; this is encoded by the coding sequence ATGAAGTCCCTCGCCGCCCTCCTGCTCATCGCCGCGCCCCTGGTGGCCCAGGGTCCCGTGAAGTGGGAGCATGACTACCAGGCTGCCCTGAAGCGCGCCAAGGCCGAAAAGAAGGTCATCTTCATGGACCTCTGGGCCGAGTGGTGCGGGCCCTGCCAGCACCTGCAGAAGAATGTCTTCCCCAGCGCCGAGGGCGCCGCGGCCCTGGCCAAGGTCGTGCCCTACTCGGCCCTGGTGCAGAAGCGGGATGGGACCCCCCTGCCCGAGGGCACCAAGTTGGCCGACCAGTTCAAGCTGAGCGCCTTCCCCACCCTCGTCATCCTCGACGCGAACGGCAAGGAGATCCGCCGCCAGGTCGGCGCCTTCCGCACCGGCACCGAGTTCGCCGCCTGGCTGGGCAGCAAGTAG